The Anaerolineae bacterium genome window below encodes:
- a CDS encoding indolepyruvate oxidoreductase subunit beta: MSPRRHPPGAARKDRRVKPLDFVLVGVGGQGILLASDVLCQVGLAAGYDVKKTDVHGMAQRGGSVVSHVRLADRVFSPMVAIGGADFLLAFEKLEACRWASYLRPEGTALVNDESIPTLAALSASPRRRAQGGPAYPDDEAIAKALAASAGRVVMVEAGAIASRLGNPRVTNVVLLGALSRLLPMQEDEWHSALEARVPARYRDVNLRAFQAGREAVDQRSV, translated from the coding sequence ATGTCCCCACGACGCCATCCACCTGGGGCCGCGCGAAAGGACAGAAGGGTGAAGCCGCTCGACTTCGTGCTAGTGGGTGTGGGCGGGCAAGGCATCCTCCTCGCCAGCGACGTGCTCTGCCAAGTGGGCCTGGCCGCCGGCTACGACGTCAAGAAGACCGACGTCCACGGCATGGCCCAGCGCGGGGGAAGCGTTGTCAGCCACGTGCGCCTGGCCGACCGCGTCTTCTCCCCCATGGTGGCCATCGGCGGAGCCGATTTCCTCCTCGCCTTCGAGAAGCTGGAGGCTTGCCGCTGGGCCAGCTACCTTCGTCCCGAGGGCACTGCCCTAGTGAATGACGAATCCATTCCCACTTTGGCCGCCCTCTCCGCTTCTCCCAGGAGGCGGGCTCAAGGCGGACCAGCCTATCCCGACGACGAGGCCATCGCGAAGGCCTTGGCGGCAAGCGCCGGCCGGGTGGTCATGGTAGAGGCGGGAGCGATCGCTAGCAGGCTGGGCAATCCGCGAGTCACCAACGTCGTTCTCCTGGGCGCCCTGTCTCGCCTGTTGCCCATGCAGGAAGATGAATGGCACTCGGCCCTCGAGGCCCGAGTGCCCGCTCGGTACCGCGACGTGAATCTGCGAGCCTTCCAGGCGGGCAGGGAGGCCGTGGATCAGCGATCGGTCTGA
- a CDS encoding GNAT family N-acetyltransferase: MKQLDIEAVYDAADDVVDVVRKGLADYNAAILGPKEHHRLTLAVRDETGQVLGGLVAALSWDWLHITMLWLHEGARGHGVGTTLLRLAEEKAVEVGITRAHVETTSFQALDFYLKNGYAIFARLPDKPIGHTWYYLRKENLGSGE; encoded by the coding sequence ATGAAGCAGTTGGATATCGAGGCCGTATACGACGCGGCGGACGATGTGGTGGATGTGGTCCGCAAGGGTCTGGCCGACTACAACGCCGCTATCCTGGGCCCAAAGGAGCACCACCGGCTCACCCTGGCCGTCCGGGACGAGACAGGCCAGGTTCTGGGGGGATTGGTGGCAGCTCTATCCTGGGACTGGCTGCACATCACCATGCTATGGCTGCATGAAGGCGCTCGTGGACACGGTGTCGGCACCACGCTCTTGCGCCTAGCGGAGGAGAAAGCTGTCGAAGTCGGCATCACCCGAGCCCACGTAGAGACCACTAGCTTCCAGGCGCTCGACTTCTACCTCAAGAATGGATACGCGATCTTCGCCCGACTCCCCGACAAGCCCATTGGCCATACTTGGTACTACCTCAGGAAGGAAAACCTCGGCTCCGGCGAGTAA
- a CDS encoding aminotransferase class I/II-fold pyridoxal phosphate-dependent enzyme produces the protein MSTARARELPSIGSRTEPFVESVIREMTRLGAQTGAINLSQGVPDFDSPAEVIEAAVEAIRGVNNQYTFSFGSPEFRAAIARKSATYNHIPCDPETEVTVTCGVSEAIVSALIGLSNPGDEMIVLEPWFEIYIPDCIIAGITPRFVPMREPDYTFDPDELRAAFNKRTRFIMVNTPHNPTGRMYTQEELEVIAGLCQEFNVIAITDEIYEHIYFNDRQHISLGSLEGMEDRTVTISGLGKSYSVTGWRVGWAVADQRLTTPIRRVHDYLTVCAPAPFQAAGTVALGLPESYYREMRAEFAARRDVLTRGIREAGMTCLEPEGAYYVMADFAEVEWDSDRYMRPGWTLDRAFAEYMAREIGVAVVPGTSFYEGRRLGHTRLRFNFAKRVDTLQEAADRMKRLKG, from the coding sequence ATGTCTACTGCCAGAGCACGGGAGCTGCCGTCCATCGGGTCTCGGACCGAGCCCTTCGTTGAGTCCGTCATCCGGGAAATGACCCGCCTAGGGGCCCAGACGGGCGCCATCAACCTGTCCCAGGGCGTGCCTGATTTCGACTCGCCCGCGGAGGTCATCGAGGCTGCGGTCGAGGCCATCCGGGGCGTGAACAACCAGTACACCTTCTCCTTCGGGAGTCCCGAGTTCCGGGCGGCCATCGCCCGCAAGTCGGCCACGTACAACCACATCCCCTGCGATCCGGAGACTGAGGTAACCGTCACCTGCGGGGTGAGCGAGGCCATCGTGTCGGCGCTCATCGGGTTGAGCAACCCGGGCGACGAGATGATCGTACTGGAGCCCTGGTTCGAGATCTACATCCCCGATTGCATCATCGCTGGCATCACACCTCGGTTCGTCCCCATGCGGGAGCCCGACTACACCTTCGATCCGGACGAGCTCCGGGCAGCCTTCAACAAGCGCACCCGGTTCATCATGGTGAACACTCCGCATAACCCCACTGGTCGCATGTACACCCAGGAGGAATTAGAGGTCATCGCTGGGCTCTGCCAGGAGTTCAACGTTATCGCCATCACCGACGAGATCTACGAGCACATCTACTTCAACGATCGCCAGCACATCAGCCTGGGTAGCCTGGAAGGCATGGAGGACCGCACGGTAACCATTAGCGGGCTGGGCAAGAGCTACTCGGTCACGGGCTGGCGCGTGGGCTGGGCTGTGGCCGACCAACGACTGACGACGCCCATCCGGCGGGTCCACGACTATCTCACCGTGTGCGCTCCGGCGCCTTTCCAGGCGGCAGGGACGGTGGCCCTGGGGCTGCCGGAGAGCTACTATCGGGAGATGCGGGCCGAGTTCGCTGCCCGGCGGGACGTGCTCACTCGTGGCATTCGGGAGGCCGGCATGACCTGCCTGGAGCCCGAAGGCGCCTACTACGTGATGGCCGATTTCGCCGAGGTAGAGTGGGACAGCGACCGGTACATGCGCCCCGGATGGACCCTGGACAGGGCGTTCGCCGAGTATATGGCTCGAGAGATCGGGGTGGCGGTGGTGCCCGGCACCAGCTTCTATGAGGGCCGGCGGCTGGGCCATACCAGGCTGCGGTTCAACTTCGCCAAGCGGGTGGACACGCTGCAGGAGGCCGCCGATCGGATGAAAAGGCTGAAAGGCTAG
- a CDS encoding nucleotidyltransferase domain-containing protein, with the protein MPGVHRVILFGSYARGRRDLLTDLDLLVVMDSALDFVGRTAELAGRLRAGVPLDLLEYTPEEWERLRERPFMREIVKTGKVLYER; encoded by the coding sequence ATGCCCGGGGTGCACCGGGTCATTCTCTTCGGTTCCTATGCCCGAGGTCGCCGTGACCTGCTGACCGACCTGGACTTGTTGGTGGTGATGGATTCGGCTCTGGATTTCGTCGGCAGGACCGCCGAGCTCGCCGGACGGTTGCGGGCGGGAGTGCCGCTGGACTTGTTGGAGTACACGCCGGAGGAGTGGGAGCGCCTGCGGGAGCGACCGTTCATGCGGGAGATTGTGAAGACCGGCAAGGTGCTCTATGAGAGGTGA
- a CDS encoding HEPN domain-containing protein yields MRGEPRAEGRRWLEQAEADLGWSRHLLEQGAYYLVCFLAQQTAGKALKAFLYAQGEELVVGDSVRQLTERAAAYGEGFAARLESWAILDAYYIPTRYPNGLPDSIPARVFNLQAAEGALELAEQAVAEVSRWFADTEGPR; encoded by the coding sequence ATGAGAGGTGAGCCGAGAGCTGAGGGGCGGCGCTGGCTGGAGCAGGCAGAAGCCGACCTGGGCTGGTCCCGGCATCTGCTGGAGCAGGGGGCCTATTACCTAGTCTGCTTCCTGGCCCAGCAGACGGCGGGGAAGGCTCTGAAGGCCTTCCTGTATGCCCAGGGGGAGGAGCTTGTCGTCGGTGATTCCGTCAGGCAGCTGACGGAGCGCGCGGCAGCCTATGGTGAGGGATTCGCAGCCCGCCTGGAGTCGTGGGCCATCCTCGACGCCTACTACATCCCGACCCGGTATCCGAACGGTCTGCCGGACAGCATACCGGCCCGAGTGTTCAACCTGCAGGCGGCCGAGGGCGCCCTGGAGCTGGCGGAGCAGGCGGTGGCCGAGGTGTCACGGTGGTTCGCGGACACGGAGGGCCCGAGGTGA
- a CDS encoding 4Fe-4S binding protein, translating into MGELSLDFVGLKLRSPVIAGSAGITGTVEGMKRAEEAGAGAVVMKSLFAKEVCRVAPTPRFRVLRQTAGRDRSFALYSYEQASEWGPDRYAEEVRRAKEALSIPVIPSINCLTADQWLEYSAMMEEAGADAVELNLSCPHGPHLMEGHDVTREMIEMTRLVKEARSIPVIPKMTPQLSNPPGVAVALERAGADAIVCFNRFTGLDIDIDSERPVMHGGYAGHGGPWSLLYTLRWLTAIYPAVQVPLSMSGGLTSWQDVVKAILAGATVTQTVTAVVMRGYGEITRFNRGLSRWMDEKGYSTLAEFRGAVCSRIVSMEEVYRDHVLRAEIERAKCTSCGLCQRVCIYDAAIESDGAYAVLPDRCDGCGLCVEVCPADAIAMVAR; encoded by the coding sequence GTGGGTGAGCTGTCTCTGGACTTCGTAGGGCTCAAGCTGCGCTCGCCCGTGATCGCTGGTTCGGCTGGCATCACCGGCACTGTAGAGGGGATGAAGCGCGCCGAAGAGGCGGGTGCAGGCGCCGTGGTTATGAAGAGCCTGTTCGCCAAGGAGGTGTGCCGGGTAGCACCCACTCCCCGCTTCCGCGTGTTGCGCCAGACAGCCGGGCGCGACCGGAGCTTCGCGCTCTACTCCTACGAGCAGGCCAGCGAGTGGGGGCCGGATCGCTACGCCGAGGAGGTGCGGCGAGCCAAGGAGGCCTTGAGCATCCCGGTGATCCCCAGCATCAATTGCCTGACCGCCGACCAGTGGCTGGAGTACTCCGCTATGATGGAGGAGGCGGGCGCGGACGCGGTAGAGCTCAACCTGTCGTGCCCCCACGGTCCCCACCTGATGGAGGGTCACGACGTGACCCGGGAGATGATCGAGATGACCCGCCTGGTGAAGGAGGCGCGAAGCATCCCGGTCATCCCCAAGATGACGCCGCAACTGAGCAACCCGCCCGGGGTGGCGGTGGCCCTAGAGCGGGCAGGGGCGGACGCCATCGTGTGCTTCAATCGCTTCACCGGCCTAGACATAGACATCGATAGCGAACGCCCCGTCATGCACGGGGGATACGCGGGGCACGGCGGTCCCTGGTCACTGCTGTACACTCTACGCTGGCTGACTGCCATCTACCCGGCGGTGCAGGTGCCCCTGTCCATGAGCGGGGGCCTGACCAGCTGGCAAGACGTGGTCAAGGCTATCCTGGCCGGGGCCACGGTGACCCAGACCGTCACCGCGGTGGTCATGCGTGGCTACGGCGAGATTACCCGATTCAACCGGGGGCTCTCCCGTTGGATGGACGAAAAGGGCTACAGCACCCTGGCTGAGTTCAGGGGGGCTGTCTGCTCTCGCATCGTCTCCATGGAGGAAGTGTATCGCGATCACGTGCTCCGGGCCGAGATCGAGCGGGCCAAATGCACGTCGTGCGGGCTCTGCCAGCGCGTGTGCATCTACGACGCTGCCATCGAGAGCGACGGGGCCTACGCCGTCCTGCCCGATCGGTGCGACGGCTGCGGCCTCTGCGTCGAGGTCTGTCCGGCGGATGCCATCGCCATGGTGGCTAGGTAG
- a CDS encoding ACT domain-containing protein — protein sequence MKATQISVFLENRPGRLLQLLQVLARAEVNLEALSIADTADFGIARVIVSDPVAAMAAIQEAGLTAATTEVLRVELPDEPGALARHVVEPLAKAGVNVEYIYAYSQRVGDRAVVVLKTDDIEKAEQVLG from the coding sequence ATGAAAGCCACCCAGATATCGGTCTTCCTGGAGAACCGGCCCGGACGGCTGCTGCAACTCCTGCAGGTCTTGGCTCGGGCCGAGGTTAACCTTGAGGCCCTCTCCATCGCTGACACTGCTGACTTCGGCATCGCCCGGGTCATCGTGAGCGACCCGGTTGCCGCCATGGCTGCCATCCAGGAGGCAGGCCTTACCGCCGCCACCACCGAAGTGCTCCGGGTCGAATTGCCGGATGAGCCCGGGGCGCTGGCCCGCCATGTGGTAGAGCCCCTGGCCAAGGCGGGCGTCAATGTGGAGTACATCTACGCCTACAGCCAGCGCGTCGGCGACAGGGCAGTGGTGGTGCTCAAGACGGACGACATCGAGAAGGCAGAGCAAGTTCTGGGCTAG
- a CDS encoding nucleotidyltransferase domain-containing protein has translation MSKTARELTQGELEEYREAYRERAVEEERARQERERRARELARQAADLLGRRFGATRVVLFGSLAGGHFTLWSDVDVAAWGIKPQDTLAALGAVQDLSDEIAVSFVDVGACRAPILASIEAEGVEL, from the coding sequence GTGAGCAAGACGGCGCGTGAGCTGACTCAGGGGGAGCTGGAAGAGTACCGGGAGGCCTACCGGGAACGGGCCGTCGAGGAGGAGCGGGCCCGGCAGGAGCGGGAACGCCGCGCGCGGGAGCTCGCTCGTCAGGCGGCCGATCTGCTAGGGCGCCGGTTCGGAGCTACTCGTGTGGTGCTGTTCGGTTCGCTGGCCGGGGGCCACTTCACCCTCTGGTCCGATGTGGACGTGGCGGCCTGGGGGATCAAGCCGCAGGATACCCTCGCGGCGCTGGGCGCAGTGCAGGACCTGTCCGATGAGATCGCGGTCAGCTTCGTAGACGTGGGTGCGTGCCGAGCCCCAATCCTGGCCAGCATCGAGGCCGAGGGGGTCGAACTATGA
- a CDS encoding HEPN domain-containing protein has product MRQALRDLEQARRSRDAGLHEWACFAAHQSAKKAVKALHLQLGQEAWGHVVARLLSELPRGVSVPLGLQDKARVLDNFYVPTRDPNEHPEGAPFEHYGSLQSEEAIRYAGEIVEFVRSQVA; this is encoded by the coding sequence ATGAGACAGGCCCTCCGAGACCTGGAGCAAGCGCGGCGATCGCGAGATGCTGGGCTGCACGAGTGGGCGTGCTTCGCCGCCCACCAGTCTGCAAAGAAGGCGGTGAAGGCTCTGCACCTCCAGTTGGGCCAGGAGGCATGGGGACACGTGGTGGCACGGCTCCTGTCCGAGCTTCCGCGGGGAGTGTCTGTTCCTCTGGGCCTACAGGACAAGGCGCGAGTCCTGGACAACTTCTACGTGCCCACGCGAGACCCCAACGAGCATCCCGAGGGGGCACCGTTCGAGCACTATGGCTCCCTGCAGAGCGAGGAGGCGATTCGCTATGCCGGTGAGATCGTTGAGTTCGTCCGTTCTCAGGTGGCCTGA
- the iorA gene encoding indolepyruvate ferredoxin oxidoreductase subunit alpha, whose amino-acid sequence MKRLLLGNEALALGARAAGVAVATGYPGTPSTEIMEHFARYPGVRAQWCVNEKVALEVAIGASLGGARTMVTMKHVGLNVAADPFFAAAYTGVNAGLVVLCADDPGMHSSQGEQDNRNYARFAKVPLLEPSDSQECFDMVGVALDISEEFDIPVLLRTTGRVSHAQSVVEVDPALFQPTPKDSVRPRTFIRAPAKYVMLPGNARTRRLQLEERLKRLRQYAETTSLNQTLWQDRRLGVVSGSIAYQYAREAFPTASFLKLGMAYPFPADLVSRFAREVEVLVVVEELDPFLEEQIRSLPALQGMPIHGRDVFPGVGELSTELVAGCAIEHGLLSPTAAPSTTASSQPVTPLPMPPRPPVLCAGCPHRATFYVLGRLHAPAAPAEAGDRGGERQRERVIVTGDIGCYTLGALPPLSAMDTCLCMGASIGTALGMEMAGHKHRVVAVIGDGTFYHSGITGLVEVVTSGAATTIVIMDNGTTAMTGGNPNPGSGITIQGAPAPKVTLESLCRGLGVQDVVVVDAYDTEAIRAQLERSLRTDDPTVVIVRAPCRLQVSGPSEQVAWVDPDECVGCEVCLRAGCPALTRAGDKVEILAALCTACNLCGQICPHDAIHLGPRERTEG is encoded by the coding sequence GTGAAGCGCCTTCTCCTGGGGAACGAAGCCCTGGCTCTGGGAGCTCGGGCAGCCGGCGTCGCCGTAGCCACGGGCTACCCGGGCACCCCCAGCACTGAGATCATGGAGCACTTCGCTCGCTATCCCGGTGTCCGGGCCCAGTGGTGCGTCAACGAGAAGGTGGCACTGGAAGTGGCGATCGGCGCCTCCCTCGGAGGCGCTCGCACCATGGTCACCATGAAGCACGTCGGCCTGAACGTGGCCGCCGATCCGTTCTTCGCTGCCGCCTATACCGGGGTCAACGCCGGCTTAGTGGTCCTGTGTGCCGACGACCCCGGAATGCATTCCTCTCAGGGCGAGCAGGACAACCGCAACTATGCCAGGTTCGCCAAGGTGCCCCTTCTCGAGCCCTCCGACAGCCAGGAGTGCTTCGACATGGTGGGCGTGGCGCTGGATATCAGCGAGGAGTTCGACATCCCCGTGCTGCTCCGCACTACCGGCCGCGTCTCCCACGCCCAGTCGGTGGTGGAGGTGGATCCGGCCCTCTTCCAGCCCACGCCGAAGGATAGCGTCCGGCCTCGTACCTTCATCAGGGCACCCGCCAAGTACGTCATGCTCCCCGGCAACGCCCGGACCCGGCGGCTTCAGCTGGAGGAGCGGCTGAAGCGACTGCGGCAGTACGCCGAGACCACTTCCCTGAACCAGACGCTCTGGCAGGATCGCCGGCTCGGGGTAGTCTCGGGAAGCATTGCCTACCAGTACGCCCGCGAGGCCTTCCCCACCGCGTCGTTCCTCAAGCTGGGCATGGCCTATCCCTTTCCCGCCGACCTGGTGTCGAGGTTCGCTCGCGAGGTGGAGGTGCTGGTGGTGGTGGAGGAGCTCGACCCGTTCCTGGAGGAGCAGATCAGGTCCCTCCCCGCCTTGCAGGGCATGCCGATCCACGGAAGGGACGTGTTTCCCGGCGTGGGCGAGTTGAGCACCGAGCTGGTGGCTGGCTGCGCCATAGAGCACGGCCTCCTGTCACCAACGGCGGCGCCGTCCACTACCGCTTCCTCTCAGCCTGTCACACCACTGCCTATGCCGCCCAGGCCACCCGTCCTGTGCGCCGGCTGTCCTCATCGGGCCACCTTCTACGTCCTTGGCCGCCTGCACGCTCCCGCGGCGCCAGCGGAAGCCGGGGATCGCGGAGGAGAGCGGCAGCGGGAACGTGTCATCGTCACCGGGGACATCGGCTGCTACACGCTCGGGGCGCTCCCTCCCCTCAGCGCCATGGACACCTGCCTGTGCATGGGAGCCAGCATCGGCACCGCCCTCGGGATGGAGATGGCTGGCCATAAGCACCGAGTGGTCGCCGTGATCGGCGACGGCACGTTCTACCATTCGGGCATCACTGGGCTGGTGGAGGTGGTGACATCGGGAGCCGCCACCACCATCGTGATCATGGACAACGGTACCACCGCCATGACCGGTGGGAACCCTAATCCGGGCAGCGGCATCACTATCCAGGGTGCACCGGCACCGAAGGTCACCCTGGAGTCCCTCTGCCGCGGGCTGGGCGTGCAGGATGTGGTAGTGGTGGACGCCTACGATACCGAGGCCATCAGGGCCCAGCTAGAGCGCTCCTTGCGCACAGACGATCCCACCGTGGTCATCGTACGCGCGCCATGCCGACTGCAGGTCAGTGGCCCTAGCGAGCAGGTAGCCTGGGTCGATCCCGATGAGTGCGTCGGCTGCGAAGTCTGCCTGCGCGCGGGCTGCCCGGCCCTGACGCGGGCCGGCGACAAGGTGGAGATACTGGCGGCGCTCTGCACTGCCTGCAACCTCTGCGGTCAGATATGTCCCCACGACGCCATCCACCTGGGGCCGCGCGAAAGGACAGAAGGGTGA
- a CDS encoding nucleotidyltransferase domain-containing protein: MPVRSLSSSVLRWPDADRVHEAVQRWAEEIAARRPDVIRVGYFGSYARGDWGVGSDLDLVVVVGDSREPFTRRASRFDTTALPVPADLLVYTTSEWEAVSRRGRFGRALSEEAVWVLERPAASVGPGLEQRCSCSDNECF, translated from the coding sequence ATGCCGGTGAGATCGTTGAGTTCGTCCGTTCTCAGGTGGCCTGACGCCGACAGGGTCCATGAGGCAGTCCAGCGGTGGGCAGAGGAGATCGCCGCCCGGCGCCCGGACGTCATCCGAGTGGGCTACTTCGGCTCCTATGCCCGCGGTGACTGGGGTGTAGGCAGCGACCTCGACCTCGTTGTCGTCGTAGGCGATTCGCGGGAGCCCTTCACCCGAAGGGCCTCGCGGTTCGATACGACGGCCCTTCCGGTGCCTGCGGACCTGCTGGTCTACACCACCTCAGAGTGGGAAGCCGTGAGCCGGAGGGGTCGGTTTGGCCGCGCTCTATCCGAGGAGGCGGTGTGGGTGCTGGAGCGGCCAGCGGCCTCCGTTGGACCGGGTCTTGAGCAGCGGTGCAGTTGCAGTGATAATGAGTGCTTCTAG
- a CDS encoding GNAT family N-acetyltransferase, with protein sequence MRDLRIETLYEPTDEVTKAIRDGLAAYNLAITGEQEWARFAIAVRNARGEVLGGLLAELAWDWMHVSQLWLHESLRGRGIGTELLRRAEAEALARGITRAHLETTSFQALDFYLKNGYTVFAQLHGKPRGHTWYYLKREDLTRPER encoded by the coding sequence ATGAGAGACCTCCGAATCGAGACCCTGTACGAGCCGACCGACGAGGTCACGAAGGCGATACGCGATGGCCTAGCCGCCTACAACCTCGCCATCACTGGCGAACAGGAGTGGGCCCGATTCGCCATCGCCGTTAGGAATGCGCGAGGTGAGGTCCTGGGCGGTCTCCTCGCCGAGCTCGCCTGGGACTGGATGCACGTCAGCCAGCTGTGGCTGCACGAGAGCCTTCGGGGAAGGGGCATCGGCACCGAGCTTCTCCGCCGCGCCGAAGCGGAGGCGCTTGCCAGGGGTATCACCCGCGCGCACCTGGAAACCACCAGCTTCCAGGCCCTCGACTTCTACCTCAAGAATGGCTACACCGTGTTCGCCCAGCTGCACGGGAAGCCCAGAGGGCACACCTGGTACTACCTGAAGAGAGAGGACCTCACCCGGCCAGAGCGGTAA